One region of bacterium genomic DNA includes:
- a CDS encoding amidohydrolase, whose protein sequence is MADPVPPQRCDLLLEGGTLVTLDPARPVIETGYVAISGERIVGVGESGGSPEYRADRVISCRGRLVMPGLVDCHNHLFQSLGRSLGEGLPGWDWLSRFMWPYASAITPEETVSAVYLAAVEAALAGTTALLDHHYGRTDYETTLAVAAALEDVGLRGVVARGVTGGYTALAERQGLPREAFTGSDREELDTTAACIEARPPGSRVAIWPGPINTVYTGQDLLAAAVETARRYGTGWHTHLSAPRSDPDVYREAYGVRPAIWLHSQGLLGPDAVLAHATWLDDGEIEAIGSTGTAVVHCPMSNQYVPYGVMPMRQLLDAGATVGMGTDGSTCGHRQDLFENMKMLVLMHRLAELEPTASSAAEALRIATVGGATALGIDAGRLIPGALGDVIVLDATRPHLTPAHDPRSALVYAARGSDVTTSIVGGEVIVEDGRCTRVDQDEVIAEARARAAELIGRIGLA, encoded by the coding sequence ATGGCGGATCCGGTGCCACCGCAGCGTTGTGACCTGCTTCTCGAGGGCGGGACCCTGGTGACCCTCGATCCGGCCCGGCCCGTGATCGAGACGGGGTACGTGGCGATCTCGGGCGAGCGGATCGTGGGAGTCGGGGAATCGGGCGGATCTCCCGAGTACCGGGCCGATCGGGTGATCTCGTGCCGTGGCCGGTTGGTGATGCCGGGCCTGGTCGACTGCCACAACCACCTCTTCCAGTCGCTGGGACGCAGCCTGGGCGAGGGCCTGCCCGGCTGGGATTGGCTGAGCAGGTTCATGTGGCCGTACGCATCCGCGATCACGCCGGAGGAGACCGTGTCGGCGGTATACCTGGCGGCGGTGGAGGCCGCCCTGGCCGGTACCACCGCGCTGTTGGACCATCACTACGGCCGCACCGACTACGAGACCACCCTGGCGGTGGCGGCCGCCCTGGAGGATGTTGGCCTGAGAGGGGTGGTGGCGCGCGGCGTCACCGGCGGCTACACGGCGCTGGCCGAGCGTCAGGGCCTGCCCCGGGAGGCCTTCACGGGCAGCGACCGGGAGGAACTCGACACCACCGCGGCCTGTATCGAGGCCCGCCCTCCCGGGTCCCGGGTGGCTATATGGCCCGGCCCGATCAACACCGTCTACACCGGCCAGGACCTGCTGGCCGCCGCGGTAGAGACGGCCCGCCGGTACGGGACCGGTTGGCACACCCATCTCAGCGCTCCCAGGAGCGACCCCGATGTCTACCGGGAGGCATACGGGGTCCGTCCGGCCATCTGGCTCCACAGCCAGGGTCTGCTTGGCCCGGATGCCGTGCTGGCCCACGCCACCTGGCTCGATGACGGTGAGATCGAGGCCATCGGCTCGACCGGTACCGCGGTGGTGCACTGCCCGATGTCCAACCAGTACGTTCCCTACGGGGTGATGCCCATGCGCCAACTCCTCGACGCCGGCGCCACCGTGGGGATGGGCACCGACGGCTCCACCTGCGGCCATCGCCAGGACCTCTTCGAGAACATGAAGATGCTGGTGCTCATGCACCGGCTGGCGGAGCTCGAACCCACCGCCTCGTCAGCCGCCGAGGCACTGCGCATCGCCACCGTAGGCGGGGCAACGGCTTTGGGCATCGATGCGGGGCGGCTGATTCCCGGGGCGCTCGGCGATGTGATCGTGCTGGACGCCACCCGACCCCACCTCACCCCGGCCCACGACCCCCGCTCCGCCCTGGTCTATGCCGCCCGGGGCAGCGACGTGACCACGAGCATCGTGGGCGGCGAGGTCATCGTGGAGGACGGCCGCTGCACCCGGGTGGACCAGGACGAGGTCATAGCGGAAGCCCGGGCGAGGGCGGCGGAGCTGATCGGACGGATCGGCCTGGCCTAA
- a CDS encoding DUF1697 domain-containing protein, with translation MPTAADSRKTKRYLVMPRGINVGTGNRVQMAGLRSKLTEAGFSDVATVLASGNVIVSAGSDRPDEVAGVVRRLLSDAFDVDVPCMARTAGQVRRVLDRIPLREVVSNPSRYLVIFLSEEPDPALVGALLEEDHSPEAIAIEGTEAYVWSPDGVAAMTLSYAYLERRLDVVATARNWNTINKIVAKL, from the coding sequence ATGCCTACCGCTGCGGACTCTCGTAAGACCAAGCGCTATCTCGTCATGCCCCGGGGTATCAACGTAGGGACCGGGAATCGGGTACAGATGGCGGGGCTCAGGTCGAAGTTGACCGAGGCGGGCTTTTCCGACGTGGCGACCGTTCTAGCGAGCGGGAACGTGATCGTTTCCGCCGGATCGGATCGACCCGACGAGGTCGCCGGCGTGGTGCGGCGGTTGCTCTCCGACGCGTTCGATGTCGATGTTCCCTGTATGGCGCGAACGGCGGGCCAGGTTCGGCGGGTGCTCGATCGCATTCCCTTGCGGGAGGTCGTCTCCAACCCGTCGCGCTACCTCGTGATCTTCCTGTCCGAGGAGCCCGATCCCGCGTTGGTAGGTGCGCTGCTGGAGGAGGACCACAGCCCTGAGGCCATCGCGATCGAAGGCACGGAGGCATACGTCTGGTCCCCGGATGGCGTTGCGGCTATGACCCTCTCGTATGCCTACCTCGAGAGGCGGTTGGACGTAGTGGCTACGGCACGCAACTGGAACACCATCAACAAGATCGTCGCCAAGCTCTGA
- a CDS encoding dipeptidase produces the protein MTVVDAVCPLMTDPESWGLYIEGGVDIGAPTVANWETPSETLRLLEQWARWMERDDRLVGVTEPSHFDRFPDPGKLGVIIHFQNGVPLGEDLSNYEAFHRLGLRMVQLCYNFANPLGDGCLSREDGPLTAFGREAIREMNRLGIVVDLSHTGRRTTMDAMRATSAPPVFSHSNPAAINPHRRNIDDEQIRAVADLGGLVGVVTFPAFVKPGGKGATVSDLVDHIDYLVDMIGPDQVGLGLDFCESGMEMVERMIASGAWTVEDYPMGADPRLIDLDSPTKIPGIREEMARRGYPSGAIAGIMGHNWIDLFKRVWSA, from the coding sequence ATGACGGTTGTGGACGCGGTCTGCCCACTGATGACCGACCCCGAGTCGTGGGGCCTCTACATCGAGGGCGGGGTCGACATAGGGGCGCCGACCGTGGCCAACTGGGAGACCCCTTCGGAGACGCTGCGGCTACTCGAGCAGTGGGCCCGCTGGATGGAGCGGGACGACCGGCTGGTGGGGGTCACCGAACCCTCCCACTTCGACCGGTTCCCCGATCCCGGCAAGCTGGGAGTGATCATCCACTTCCAGAACGGCGTCCCCCTCGGCGAGGACCTCTCCAACTACGAGGCCTTCCACCGCCTGGGGCTCCGCATGGTCCAGCTCTGCTACAACTTCGCCAACCCGCTGGGCGACGGATGCCTGAGCCGCGAGGACGGCCCGCTCACGGCGTTCGGGCGGGAGGCGATACGGGAGATGAACCGGCTCGGGATCGTGGTGGACCTCTCCCACACCGGGCGGCGCACCACCATGGACGCCATGCGCGCCACCTCGGCGCCGCCGGTGTTCTCCCACTCCAACCCGGCCGCGATAAACCCCCATCGCCGCAACATCGACGACGAGCAGATCAGGGCGGTAGCGGACCTCGGCGGCCTGGTCGGGGTGGTCACCTTCCCGGCCTTCGTGAAACCCGGCGGGAAGGGCGCCACGGTATCGGACCTGGTGGACCACATCGACTACCTGGTGGACATGATCGGACCCGATCAGGTGGGGCTGGGGCTGGACTTCTGCGAGTCGGGTATGGAGATGGTCGAGCGCATGATCGCGTCCGGAGCGTGGACCGTCGAGGATTACCCGATGGGCGCCGACCCCCGCCTCATCGATCTTGACTCGCCCACCAAGATTCCCGGCATCCGCGAGGAGATGGCCCGGCGGGGCTACCCGTCCGGCGCCATCGCCGGCATCATGGGCCACAACTGGATAGACCTTTTCAAGAGGGTGTGGTCCGCCTAG